One region of Wyeomyia smithii strain HCP4-BCI-WySm-NY-G18 chromosome 3, ASM2978416v1, whole genome shotgun sequence genomic DNA includes:
- the LOC129732912 gene encoding dedicator of cytokinesis protein 9 isoform X2: protein MTERKFTRGLNKPGMAAQLRENISQVVRESASLSKPVLVEPIDFEGFMIKNKTLIQNDPQRELLLYPNDDVMEVMLTKKFRTITNNIPSFSKTAITNGSTPPVTGSPAAENNSKPSSPTLNPQGHLLTRQALHTYETANHLIHYKYSAYGGTYFELPRISPSDELKEELYEIDTDHDRLDEQMTRSQADSITKQGYLLKGPETNSDRMFAHIGSKSFKRRYCYLRQEIDGTYILELHKDEKQIEAKTTIVMDFCTEIVTNPKKGRYCFELKMNAGQHKSFTLAADDEADMEDWVKKISTVIQQNKLQEDKRAASLERAPPPSPSTMMYGTLKGLEQSMNPQLMKYGRETDLSIAQARKDNRRRLFGASQQMYAAQSNATKTDSTEPYREQFGQRIILKCDSLKFRLQAPLDSTSGATNGAANSESDATLCQLEPYLTSVALYDAKANRKLSESFYFDLNKDHVRAMLNANRDSEKPQCTSPKSASKSHQNGHGTLRHSKTRCDTSDDLHPDVTREWLAQAKQAIFSVTTPHPDIFVVVKIDKILQGAVNPSTEPYLKATKDVKILSKLQKNVRQYAQKCGHYRMPFAWAARPLFRLYSNDLDTSFDFPAIYRQEGARLKDDELLKLLAEYRKPDKFSKLTVIPGSLKIFIETLNEFPPNCLTTSLVPLKPFPSPPTVEPTLEITEFVGTSEQHLYPYATYVNHLYVYPLQLNYDSQKIFSRARNIAVLIELRDSDTAEAKSIECIYGRPGQPTLISQMSCPVIHHNTSPTWYEEIKLRLPLRITAQHHLLFSFFHVSCNIAKKKDLVSTSAETPVGYAWLPLLTKGKMIVEEQCLAVAASLPVGYLSIQPLGLGKGNSGPDIQWIDNQRPIFTVNFRLDSTVLTTDQHLHNLFVHAERLLEHSKTTPQPAESETCKILKAAHAIHVSSLISFLPTILNQLFSLLVATSSEEIGLNIIRLLVNLFHMVAEEAKRKELLTSYVKYVFRIEGYPVNGCSPKSQQVSTVHGELCRHLPTLLHPNNTDFLLVNKFMKFSGIFFDIIVKSMGHFLLTTGRIKMQRNERFPKEFSTRIEALFQVLLPYLSSRHKDLPLETEQLNRSMSVFVKRCLTFMDRGFVFRLIRIFMDRWGPGDSRILQEYKFSFIREVCSHEHFIPLNLPFLLSPNNRPPDLLQQFCLSEDFCRQHFLAGLLLQEVKGSLNEVSHIRKLGLTILKELLAKHDLDDRYQNKGQLSRIALLYVPWLGIVLENINRIPDGMEKKKHDSIGTNRMSCSSSYVFARESTPVSTPVTVISRTSTPKSRSNRVTMHLDCPSPIRSSLHLKDTSFLAAIAGQVSLANGHSTSSLNSECSTLSQDGTVVIRNNHNDQINGSSRPSHARSVSVTQPTIIQRTDRFSPMETKDMLISFLFVVKHLSPDHMIAWWHNCTESETVQFFTVLDLCLLYFRYVGKKNIQLLGEIGKDTKTSKTAKASTLPARMMPPSSESANSFECGTLNHPQNRENLVEETMRLQRALYESNLATEIGLSILDCMGLYSIQFRSSMLESSVLPKIARVYLRFLQLGQSESLSKHVFAALRAFINNFSQALFKGNAILCGQLVYELLKCCDSRLSSLRQEACAVLYLLMRSNFEFSGRKGLTRVHLQVIISVSQMIGNVIGLNNARFQESLSIINSYATSDKAMKGTGFPMEVKDLTRRVRTVLMATAQMQAHHMDPERLLELQHSLANSYASTPELRHTWLVTMARNHEQNGNISEAACCYLHIAALISEYLKLKGSCAVAYGAESFAKISRNIPRDEKGLKLDSGAQDSQYTEQLLLDQLKECAEYLDRAERHECLGELYRLIVPILESRRDYPGLAHCYEHLMQSYNRVIEFNKTGKRLLGRFYRVIYYGQVYFEEENGVEYVYKEPKVTSLSEISERLHKQYRDKFGADNVKMIMDSSPVDVTSLDPKLAYIQVTHVTPYFCKDELEIRQTEFEQNHDVDTFMYETPFTPNGGARGSVEDQWKRRNILTTQHSFPYVLKRIPVKERQSVELSPIEVSIDEMQAKVAELEEVVLGPIDLKKLQLRLQGSVAVTVNAGPLAYASAFLDPKWSGKYPVDKVEELKDIFREFIRICYTALQINANVISTDQREYHNALKENYENLCSALSDLLGEFVYPLDDSNNNAHRHSLALFSAISGAPNNSSTA from the exons AGCAAACCTGTTCTGGTAGAGCCGATCGACTTTGAAGGATTTATGATCAAAAACAAAACTCTTATTCAAAATGATCCTCAGCGTGAACTGCTGCTGTACCCCAATGACGACGTCATG GAAGTAATGCTTACGAAAAAATTTCGCACAATCACCAACAACATTCCGAGCTTTTCCAAAACAGCAATTACTAACGGCAGCACACCTCCAGTTACTGGTTCACCAGCGGCCGAAAACAACAGCAAACCTTCTTCGCCGACCTTGAATCCACAAGGCCATTTGTTGACCCGCCAAGCACTGCATACGTACGAAACGGCCAATCATTTGATCCACTACAAGTACAGTGCTTACGGAGGAACATATTTCGAACTGCCCAG AATATCACCGTCTGATGAACTAAAGGAAGAATTATACGAAATCGATACTGATCACGATAGATTAGATGAGCAGATGACCCGCTCTCAGGCGGATTCTATCACGAAGCAGGGTTATCTGTTGAAAGGTCCAGAAACAAATTCAGACCGTATGTTTGCCCACATAGGCTCTAAATCGTTCAAACGACGCTACTGCTATCTTCGCCAGGAGATCGACGGAACCTACATTCTAGAGTTACACAAAGATGAGAAACAGATTGAAGCGAAGACTACCATAGTAATGGACTTCTGTACCGAGATTGTAACGAATCCGAAAAAGGGACGGTACTGTTTCGAGCTAAAAATGAATGCTGGCCAGCACAAGTCCTTTACGTTGGCCGCGGATGATGAGGCAGATATGGAAGACTGGGTTAAGAAGATTTCCACGGTGATACAACAAAACAAGCTACAAGAAGACAAGCGGGCAGCCTCACTGGAACGAGCGCCACCACCTAGTCCAAGTACCATGATGTATGGAACCCTCAAAGGCCTAGAGCAGAGCATGAACCCCCAATTGATGAAGTATGGTCGCGAAACAGATCTCTCTATTGCACAGGCTAGAAAGGATAATCGGAGAAGACTTTTTGGAGCAAGCCAGCAAATGTATGCGGCGCAATCAAATGCGACAAAAACGGATTCTACAGAGCCGTATCGGGAGCAGTTCGGTCAACGAATTATACTGAAATGTGACTCGCTTAAATTCCGCCTGCAGGCTCCACTGGATAGCACTTCTGGAGCTACAAATGGGGCCGCTAACAGCGAAAGTGACGCGACTTTATGTCAG CTCGAGCCCTACTTGACCAGTGTGGCCCTGTACGATGCCAAGGCCAATCGCAAGCTGAGTGAAAGTTTCTACTTCGACTTGAACAAAGATCACGTGCGCGCAATGCTGAATGCCAACCGCGACTCCGAGAAACCGCAGTGCACCTCACCAAAGTCGGCCAGTAAATCACACCAAAACGGTCACGGTACGCTGCGACATTCGAAGACCCGCTGTGACACCAGTGACGACCTGCACCCAGATGTAACAAGAGAATGGTTAGCCCAAGCGAAGCAGGCAATTTTCAGTGTCACCACACCACATCCGGACATTTTTGTGGTGGTGAAAATCGATAAAATCCTCCAGGGAGCGGTCAATCCTTCGACGGAACCCTACCTGAAGGCCACCAAAGACGTTAAGATTCTATCCAAACTGCAAAAAAATGTACGTCAGTACGCGCAAAAATGCGGTCACTATCGAATGCCCTTCGCTTGGGCGGCTCGACCGTTGTTTCGTCTGTATAGTAACGATTTAGATACATCGTTTGATTTTCCCGCAATCTATCGGCAAGAAGGAGCACGGCTAAAGGACGACGAATTGCTGAAACTATTGGCGGAGTACAGAAAGCCGGATAAATTTAGTAAATTAACTGTCATTCCTGGatccttgaagatttttattgAGACATTGAATGAGTTCCCACCAA ATTGTTTAACAACGAGCTTAGTCCCATTGAAACCATTCCCATCACCACCGACCGTGGAACCCACGCTGGAAATAACGGAATTTGTTGGTACCTCGGAGCAACATTTATATCCATACGCCACCTATGTCAACCATTTGTATGTGTATCCTCTGCAACTTAATTACGACAGTCAGAAGATATTCTCCAGGGCTCGGAACATAGCAGTGCTGATAGAGCTTCGAGATAGTGATACGGCAGAGGCAAAATCGATTGAA TGCATTTACGGTCGTCCTGGTCAACCGACACTGATCTCTCAAATGTCGTGTCCAGTTATCCATCACAACACAAGTCCCACGTGGTATGAGGAAATCAAGCTACGTTTGCCACTGCGTATTACGGCGCAACATCATCTGCTATTCTCGTTCTTCCACGTATCCTGCAATATTGCTAAAAAGAAGGATCTGGTTTCTACCAGCGCCGAAACACCCGTTGGCTATGCTTGGCTCCCACTGCTAACCAAAGGTAAAATGATTGTCGAAGAGCAATGCTTAGCAGTGGCCGCATCACTCCCCGTCGGTTATCTTTCGATTCAACCGCTCGGCCTTGGCAAGGGG AACTCCGGTCCGGATATCCAGTGGATCGACAATCAGCGGCCGATTTTTACTGTTAATTTCCGGCTGGATTCCACCGTACTCACTACGGATCAGCACCTGCATAACCTCTTCGTACACGCCGAACGTCTGCTGGAACATAGCAAAACGACCCCACAGCCGGCTGAATCGGAAACCTGCAAGATACTGAAAGCCGCTCATGCCATTCACGTTAGCTCTCTAATCAGTTTTCTGCCGACAATTCTGAACCAGTTGTTTTCTTTGCTGGTTGCGACCAGCAGCGAAGAGATCGGTCTGAACATTATCCGATTGCTCGTCAATTTGTTCCATATGGTAGCGGAAGAAGCGAAGCGCAAGGAGCTGTTAACTTCGTATGTGAAATATGTGTTTCGGATCGAGGGATATCCGGTGAACGGCTGTTCACCAAAATCCCAACAGGTCAGCACTGTTCACGGCGAATTGTGTCGGCATCTGCCAACTTTGCTGCACCCTAATAACACCGATTTTCTATTAGTGAACAAGTTCATGAAATTCTCCGGAATTTTCTTTGACATTATCGTTAAAAGCATGGGTCATTTTCTGCTCACTACCGGTCGAATCAAGATGCAACGAAACGAGCGCTTCCCGAAAGAATTTTCAACCAGGATTGAGGCTCTCTTCCAAGTACTGTTGCCGTATCTAAGCTCCCGCCATAAAGATCTTCCACTGGAGACAGAGCAGCTGAACCGTAGTATGTCAGTATTTGTGAAACGTTGCCTGACCTTCATGGATCGTGGCTTCGTTTTTCGACTCATCCGGATTTTTATGGATCGCTGGGGTCCGGGCGACTCCCGCATTCTACAGGAATACAAATTTTCCTTCATTCGAGAAGTTTGCTCCCACGAACATTTCATTCCTCTGAATCTTCCGTTTCTACTCAGTCCGAACAATCGTCCACCGGATTTGTTGCAGCAGTTCTGTCTCTCGGAGGATTTTTGCCGGCAGCATTTTCTTGCCGGCCTGTTGCTACAAGAAGTGAAAGGATCACTCAACGAGGTTAGCCATATTCGGAAGCTCGGTTTGACAATATTGAAGGAACTGTTGGCTAAACACGATTTGGACGATCGCTACCAGAACAAAGGACAACTGAGTCGAATAGCTCTACTGTACGTACCCTGGTTAGGCATTGTGCTGGAGAACATCAATCGTATTCCTGACGGGATGGAGAAGAAGAAACATGATTCCATTGGAACCAACAGAATGTCCTGCAGCAGTAGCTATGTATTCGCCAGAGAGTCTACCCCAGTGAGCACACCAGTGACGGTAATATCCCGTACCAGCACTCCCAAGTCGCGTAGCAATCGAGTTACAATGCATCTAGATTGTCCTAGTCCAATTCGGTCATCTCTACACCTGAAGGACACCAGCTTTCTGGCAGCAATTGCCGGTCAAGTTTCGCTCGCCAACGGTCACTCGACATCATCGCTCAACTCTGAATGCTCAACACTATCCCAGGATGGTACCGTAGTGATACGTAACAACCACAATGATCAGATCAACGGATCATCGCGACCTAGTCACGCGCGATCAGTAAGCGTTACCCAACCCACCATCATCCAAAGAACCGATAGGTTCTCGCCTATGGAAACCAAAGATATGCTGATAAGTTTTCTATTCGTGGTGAAGCACCTTTCGCCGGATCACATGATCGCCTGGTGGCACAACTGCACCGAAAGTGAAACAGTGCAATTCTTCACCGTATTGGATCTTTGTTTGCTCTACTTCCGCTATGTGGGTAAGAAAAACATCCAGTTACTCGGTGAAATCGGGAAGGACACAAAGACATCCAAAACTGCAAAAGCCAGTACTCTGCCAGCCCGAATGATGCCACCGAGCAGTGAGTCTGCGAATTCGTTCGAGTGCGGGACCTTGAATCATCCTCAGAACCGGGAGAATCTAGTCGAAGAAACGATGCGTTTGCAACGGGCGCTCTACGAGTCCAATCTAGCGACGGAGATAGGACTGTCGATCCTGGACTGCATGGGTTTGTACTCAATTCAGTTCAGAAGTTCGATGCTAGAAAGTTCTGTCCTGCCGAAGATCGCTCGAGTGTATCTGCGCTTCTTGCAGCTGGGACAATCGGAATCGCTTTCGAAGCATGTGTTCGCAGCGCTACGCGCCTTCATTAACAATTTTTCGCAGGCGTTATTCAAAGGGAATGCTATTTTGTGTGGTCAGCTGGTCTACGAGTTGCTCAAATGTTGTGATAGCCGACTGTCTAGCTTACGCCAAGAAGCTTGCGCGGTTCTGTACTTACTGATGCGAAGCAACTTCGAGTTTAGTGGACGCAAAGGTCTAACCAGAGTTCATCTGCAAGTAATCATCTCGGTATCGCAGATGATCGGAAATGTGATTGGATTGAATAACGCTCGCTTCCAGGAGTCTTTATCGATCATCAACAGCTATGCCACCAGTGATAAAGCGATGAAAGGTACAGGTTTTCCAATGGAAGTTAAAGATCTGACCCGACGGGTTAGAACGGTGCTAATGGCAACCGCCCAGATGCAGGCTCACCACATGGACCCAGAGCGCTTGTTGGAGCTCCAACACTCGCTTGCGAACTCCTATGCGTCTACGCCGGAACTCCGGCATACCTGGCTGGTAACAATGGCCCGCAATCACGAACAAAATGGCAACATTTCCGAAGCGGCGTGTTGCTACCTGCACATAGCGGCACTGATCTCTGAGTATCTCAAACTGAAAGGCAGCTGTGCAGTAGCCTACGGAGCGGAATCTTTCGCCAAGATCTCACGTAACATTCCACGCGACGAGAAAGGCCTGAAACTGGACAGTGGTGCACAGGATTCACAGTATACAGAGCAACTGCTGCTGGATCAGTTGAAAGAGTGTGCCGAATATTTGGATCGAGCTGAACGGCATGAGTGCTTGGGAGAGCTTTATCGGTTGATTGTGCCCATTCTGGAGAGTCGCAGGGACTACCCTGGGTTGGCGCATTGCTACGAACATCTGATGCAATCGTATAATCGGGTGATCGAGTTCAATAAAACGGGCAAGCGTTTGTTGGGCAGATTCTATCGCGTTATTTACTATGGACAG GTGTACTTTGAAGAAGAAAATGGCGTCGAGTATGTTTACAAAGAGCCTAAGGTAACTTCGCTGAGCGAGATATCCGAACGTTTACACAAACAGTACCGAGACAAATTTGGGGCAGATAACGTGAAGATGATTATGGACTCATCACCG GTTGACGTAACGTCATTGGATCCAAAGCTGGCGTACATTCAAGTGACCCATGTGACACCATATTTTTGCAAGGACGAGCTGGAAATCCGGCAAACTGAATTTGAACAAAATCATGACGTGGATACATTTATGTACGAGACACCGTTTACTCCAAATGGTGGTGCAAGAGGCTCCGTGGAGGATCAATGGAAGAGAAGAAACATACTGACGA CTCAACACAGCTTCCCTTATGTGCTGAAGCGTATTCCGGTCAAAGAGCGTCAATCGGTAGAGCTTAGCCCTATCGAAGTATCCATCGATGAAATGCAGGCCAAGGTGGCAGAACTGGAAGAGGTAGTTCTGGGGCCCATAGATCTGAAGAAATTACAGCTGCGACTGCAAGGCAGTGTTGCAGTCACCGTCAATGCTGGTCCGTTGGCATACGCGTCCGCTTTTCTGGACCCAAAATGGAGTGGAAAATATCCGGTGGACAAGGTGGAAGAGCTAAAGGATATTTTTCG TGAATTTATCCGCATTTGCTACACGGCGTTGCAGATCAACGCCAACGTCATCTCGACTGATCAGCGCGAATATCACAATGCGCTCAAGGAGAACTACGAAAACCTGTGTTCAGCACTCAGCGATCTGCTGGGAGAGTTCGTCTATCCCCTAGACGATAGTAATAACAACGCTCACCGTCATAGTCTTGCCTTGTTCAGTGCCATAAGTGGGGCACCGAATAATTCCAGCACTGCTTAG